Within Planococcus citri chromosome 2, ihPlaCitr1.1, whole genome shotgun sequence, the genomic segment CTACTCCCAAAGTGTAAATAGTGTACGAAAACTTCTGCTCGACGTATCCCCAAATTAATCCAATAACCTAGAAATATTCACAGAAATGAATAGTGTTACCGGTGTTGTTACTTGATAAGAATTCTATTAGATGAGCTTGAACTTACTCCAAATATGGTGATGATGATTCGGGCATAGTTTTCAGCTCTTCTTTGCCCCTCGAAATCCTGAAAAAGAATCAGAACATCGTGAGAAATGATTCAAGAACCATTGGAGTACCTATTGTGGGTTGAATAACTCAAGCAATGGATGTAATATCATCAGCTAAATGAAACACTCAGTGAAAAAAGTTCAGTAAACTTACCATGTGCATTGGAATGTTGACGAAATTTAGGAAACTCATctttaaatattaaataattacTTAATGAACGGAAAGAAATAAATAGCTATAAGAACACGTCAACCAAAACTTTCGTagtaattcgaaaaattgataaaaataagatGTTTACGTGTAGATTGTAGAGCAACTTTGTTCGGAAACGTTCGGATACACTCGGCTCGGAATACCTTCGTATCAGTCAGTGTTGTCCAAAGTGTTGTCAGGTGCTTTctggtgattttgaattttgaactcgaGTCAccgattttatcattttttttaccgacCAATGgggcccaaaaattttttcagattttttgagcaatttttattcgttcacACTTCACTGTCCAACGTCTACCACTTCTTAGTTCTTTCCTTTCCACCATCTCGTCGTCCTCTAaactgttttttcttttttttccacaagTATCTTCTAACAGTTCTAACTTTCATTTCCTTGATCCCTTCCGGCTTCCAGAGTTCCAGAGACAGAGGtactatacagggtgtctggagagtggtggtacaaacttcaaatttggatGTAGGTAACCTGCCACCGGGTAGGCGAGTACCGAagaaacgagtaaaaaaaaacgtaagataaatatgaaaattgaatggcaaaatacgtttgcaaaattcaagagccaaaatctaaaattttgaccatGAGGGTCAGTACTTcagtagtacctacatattttgaaaaataaacaaaattgcctattatgactttttgcctaacttgcaaattgaacgGGCTACAAGAtacaaatcatattttttaatttcaaaaaatcgtaaagaaaaaaattaatgaaaaaatgaataggtaattgaataCTAAGTATCTACGtcatgtcaaaaaataaacaaattttgttatggtcatttttttccttactctaaaatttaaaaagttcttgaagatcaacaataatttttgatatgctaaaaatttttaatttcattaaattcacaattctcaagcttaaaaaactttttaaattttagaatttagagtaagaaaaaagtaatcattacaaaattcgttcattttttgacgttgaaattaaaaaacattttgtagCCCGTTTAATTGGCAAAtcaggcaaaaagtcataaattcataataggtcattttgttcatttttcaaagtacataggtTCTGCCGACGTACCGACctccatggtcaaaattggattttggctcatAGATTTTGAATTGAAGACGTATTTTGCCTCTTCGATTTTGAAGATAGGTCATACCTTTACACAACCTTTCCTAGTCATACCCAGTTGTTTCCAaagaagtttgtaccaccaatccccggacaccctgtatactatacatatacgcgaccaaaatcaaaaaacgtgatatttttattgtttcttttttcatgaaagaaaacagaaaatacGGATTTTTTTGGCTGGCAGCACTGCTTTAGGATGATGATGTCCCGTTAGGGATGTTTGAATAGACAATCGAGAGTATAGTAGTTTTAAGCATTGAACTACTGTTTGAACAGACAGGGAGAGTATAGCAGTTTCAACTGCATTGAACTATTTCTGTTATTTCTTCGTATGTTGGTAATGTATACACGTATACCTAATGATCACTCTAATACGTTTAACATTTACAACATTTTCAAGTGAAATATCGTGAACGATTTGAAGTATTCCTGAGTTTTGAATAATTGGTGAGTATTATagatatttattatttaaagtaggtatttctGAACCATGTTTAAATTGTGTAGCCACGATCAAATTATCATAATCGTGAGTTTCTGCctctttgaaaataataatttatcatAGGTAGGCATgttaaattttatgatttactGAATGCTATTCTGCATTGGACTTTGGAGCATTAGAAAAACCACATTCGCATAATAATTACcgcaaatcatcaaaaaatcgtGGAATTTGGACTAATTTACGAGCAAAAATTGGGTATAAAAAGTAATAAACTCGTTAGAATGACttcaaaacaattgaaaataaccAAGAGCTgataatttgagcaaaattttgtgaaaattgtgagAATtataacataggtaggtacctaataccaaTAGAAATTAtctgttgaataaaatttatcaaaaatgaattgaaatgtcttggaaacaaaaaaatgagaatgaagAAATGCCTtttaaagtcgaaaaaaaataaacaaaaaaaacttaaaatattGATATCTGTacagattttttgacattttcaagaaaatcccTCCCTTGTTCCTCCAAATGTTCatgatgttgaaaaatatcgaaaaagatgGCAAATTGGTGTCTGTACTCTGTAGTCTCTAGGTACAAagtatttgataatttttcacctctAAGCAAAATActtgtagataattttttttttcaagaaaatcctaATCTTAGCTAGTTCAACTCATCCAGTtggaataaaacttgaaaaatcaagatgaCTACCTACGTGATAACTATGAAATTAATCTTTCcgattatttttatacctaaactGAAGCTGAGGAACtaagttccactttttcatcgtGGAAGTTGGGGGGGTTGGAGCAAACCGCGAAACCAttaaatagtaattttttgatgaaaattaaaaatggaccaaatccaaggattaaataaatttaaaaaaaaaactgtaaaaaagcgaatggtttaattttttacacTCCCCCACTTCTGTTTCAAGCGTTTCCTCTTTCTCCAATGTCCATTTGTCATCATATAGAGGGGTCAAAAATATCTAAcagtattttttctgaaaatgaaccaaatttaatgattagaaagtaaaaaaaaaaacttgaaaatttcaacttttcgaattttttttaatatagggtaggtatgtattttgagaATTAAGTACCTTAgggtcaaacccagaattctctaCGTTTCACTatgttgagaaaaatgcaaaaaactgatggaaggtgggtatcagtagtagcaggtttctaATCTCGCCTTGTATACCTACAGGGTGTTAAATGAATCATGAGCaataataatttcacaatagatgcaactcgagtagacgaacaaaaaacattaattatGATCAGTAAATTCAAGAATTTACcaataccaattttgaaaaattcatcaaaaataagaaaatgtttgaattggTCAAATGATGTCCGtgacccatagtactcgagtggatgAACATAAATGTTatcatgaccaattgcctatcttcaaaattgaaggggcaaacctgattcaaaatttccaaatttcgagtgccccaaatttcaatttctaaattgtgctggccccttcaattttgaagataggtaaTTGgccataataacattttttgttcgcccactcgagtactatggccATGGGTTAGAGACatcattttgaatgattcaattaGGTATCTTCtcttttttagtgaatttttcaaaattggtaaattttagttcaaaaatggagtaatttcttcaatttgcagaatgcaagaaaatgttttgtattatttaaatgatgcccctaacccttagtacttgagtggatgaacaaaaaaattattatgaccaattccgtatcttcaaaattgaagagacCAGCACAATTTATAGTCCGTTTCACGTA encodes:
- the Spase12 gene encoding signal peptidase complex subunit 1, which produces MSFLNFVNIPMHMDFEGQRRAENYARIIITIFGVIGLIWGYVEQKFSYTIYTLGVGFAISVLLSLPPWPMYRRHPLQWQKVKEEGSGEQKKKK